One Pseudomonas rhizophila DNA window includes the following coding sequences:
- a CDS encoding response regulator, with product MHNPAPDTQPTILVVEDDDIVRMLIVDVLEELEYQVLEADGCEQALAYLRNDAQPIALMMTDVGLPVMDGRELAKQARSARPQLPILFASGYAESIDVPEGMAVIGKPFSIDQLRDKVNGILS from the coding sequence ATGCACAACCCCGCTCCTGATACCCAGCCAACCATTCTGGTAGTCGAAGACGACGACATCGTACGTATGTTGATTGTCGACGTGCTGGAAGAGCTGGAATACCAGGTACTGGAAGCGGACGGCTGCGAACAGGCCTTGGCGTATCTGCGTAACGATGCGCAGCCCATCGCCCTGATGATGACCGATGTCGGCCTGCCGGTGATGGACGGTCGCGAGCTGGCCAAGCAGGCCCGATCGGCTCGGCCTCAGCTACCCATTCTGTTTGCCAGCGGTTACGCCGAAAGCATCGATGTGCCGGAAGGCATGGCGGTGATTGGCAAGCCTTTTTCCATCGATCAGTTGCGCGACAAGGTCAACGGCATTCTTTCTTGA
- a CDS encoding response regulator produces the protein MTPSSSVDEQSFRKLLSRNISLPLGMGALSAVFFIVLITYLLSVIQWVGHTDRVINNANEALKLSVDLETGMRGYLLTGDEHFLDPYEVAKPRIAVALETLLELTADNPIQTDRLHKVQALQVEWANYAQSMIDLQRSSGDYRGAVKAGRGKRLTDEIRKTYEDIVESEQQLRAERNDQVRTTTLWSIALYLLFVAAVSGLLAYVGRRDLLGLSNNYSASLKVQQQSALHLEKQAWLRNGQTLLAEQVLGQLTLNLLGRNILQFCAQYMGAVVAALYAREESGLLRRVATYGMSREDEEQQQQVIVVGEGIAGQAVQQARLIRLDDVPDDYLKVSSGLGQGLPNSVLVMPTSDDDRINGVVELGFLRPVTDRDIELLELVAGNIGTSIEAARYRQRLQEVLAETQQLNEELQVQQEELRTANEELEEQSRILKESQAHLEAQQQELEQTNEQLAEQRDAMDQKNSELNLAQIQLQERAEELQRSSKYKSEFLANMSHELRTPLNSSLILSKLLAENPQQNLNEEQVKFAESIYSAGNDLLNLINDILDISKVEAGKLEVRPENTGVTRLVEGLRDMFMPLATEKGLSFEVQLLPDAPAMLYTDRQRLEQVLKNLLSNAIKFTEKGTVCLKVDGQAGAGIAFMVRDSGIGIAADQQQSIFEAFRQADGTTNRRYGGTGLGLSISRDLATLLGGSISVSSEPGQGSVFTLVLPERYVESGEPLVEPGMFTATTTMAPPAPPEPVSAPLIAQVDVPVAPFADDRDKAPFNTRCILVIEDEPSFARILFDLAHELGYQCLVAQGADEGFDLASQLSPDAILLDMRLPDHSGLTVLQRLKEQPGTRHIPVHVISVEDRVEAAMHMGAVGYAVKPTSREELKEVFARLEAKLTQKVKRVLLVEDDDLQRDSITRLIGDDDIEITAVGLAQQALDLLRSNVYDCMIIDLKLPDMLGNDLLKRMSTEDICSFPPVIVYTGRNLTRDEEAELRKYSRSIIIKGARSPERLLDEVTLFLHKVESRLSHERQRMLRTARSRDKVFEGRKVLLVDDDVRNIFALTSALEAKGAIVVIGRNGYEAIERLNEVDDIDLVLMDVMMPEMDGFEATALIRKDPRWRKLPIIAVTAKAMKDDQERCLAAGSNDYLAKPIDLDRLFSLIRVWLPNMERI, from the coding sequence ATGACTCCTTCGTCTTCGGTTGACGAGCAAAGTTTTCGCAAGCTCCTGAGCCGCAATATCAGCCTGCCACTGGGCATGGGCGCCCTCAGCGCGGTGTTTTTCATTGTGCTGATCACCTATCTCCTGTCGGTGATCCAATGGGTCGGGCATACCGATCGGGTGATCAATAATGCCAATGAAGCGCTCAAGCTGAGCGTGGATCTGGAAACCGGCATGCGCGGCTACCTCCTGACGGGCGACGAGCATTTCCTCGACCCTTATGAAGTGGCCAAGCCGCGTATCGCCGTCGCCCTGGAGACATTGTTGGAATTGACAGCCGACAACCCGATCCAGACCGACCGCCTGCATAAAGTGCAAGCGCTCCAGGTGGAGTGGGCCAACTACGCGCAAAGCATGATCGACCTGCAACGCAGCAGTGGCGATTACCGGGGAGCGGTGAAGGCCGGGCGTGGCAAGCGCTTGACCGATGAAATACGCAAGACCTACGAGGATATCGTCGAATCCGAGCAGCAGCTGCGCGCAGAACGCAACGACCAGGTGCGCACCACCACCCTCTGGAGCATCGCTCTGTACCTGTTGTTCGTGGCCGCCGTCAGCGGCTTGCTGGCCTATGTCGGGCGCCGGGATCTGTTGGGGCTGTCCAACAATTACAGCGCCAGCCTGAAGGTCCAGCAGCAGAGTGCTTTGCATCTGGAAAAACAGGCCTGGCTGCGCAATGGCCAGACGCTACTGGCCGAGCAGGTTCTGGGGCAACTGACGTTGAACCTGCTGGGACGCAACATCCTGCAGTTCTGTGCCCAATACATGGGCGCTGTCGTGGCCGCACTGTATGCGCGGGAAGAAAGCGGCCTGCTCAGGCGTGTCGCCACCTACGGCATGTCCCGAGAGGACGAAGAGCAACAGCAACAGGTGATCGTTGTCGGCGAAGGCATCGCTGGCCAGGCGGTCCAACAGGCGCGACTCATCCGCCTGGATGACGTGCCCGACGACTACCTGAAAGTCAGTTCGGGGTTGGGCCAGGGGTTGCCCAACAGCGTACTGGTCATGCCCACCAGTGACGATGACCGGATCAACGGCGTTGTCGAACTGGGCTTCCTGCGACCTGTGACCGATCGCGATATCGAACTGCTGGAACTGGTGGCCGGCAATATTGGCACCTCCATCGAAGCGGCCCGTTACCGGCAGCGTTTGCAGGAAGTCCTCGCCGAAACCCAACAGTTGAACGAAGAACTGCAAGTTCAGCAGGAAGAACTCCGGACCGCCAACGAAGAGCTGGAAGAGCAGTCACGCATCCTCAAGGAGTCCCAGGCGCATCTGGAAGCCCAACAACAGGAACTGGAGCAGACCAACGAGCAACTGGCTGAACAACGCGATGCCATGGACCAGAAGAACAGCGAGCTGAACCTGGCGCAGATCCAGTTGCAGGAACGCGCCGAAGAGTTGCAGCGTTCGAGCAAATACAAGTCCGAGTTCCTGGCGAACATGTCCCATGAACTGCGTACACCGCTCAACAGCTCACTGATCCTGTCCAAACTGCTGGCGGAGAATCCGCAGCAGAACCTCAACGAGGAACAGGTGAAATTTGCCGAGTCGATCTATTCCGCCGGTAACGATCTGCTGAACCTGATCAATGACATTCTCGACATTTCCAAGGTCGAGGCCGGGAAACTGGAAGTGCGTCCGGAGAACACCGGCGTGACGCGCCTGGTGGAAGGCTTGCGTGACATGTTCATGCCCCTGGCGACGGAAAAAGGCCTGAGCTTCGAGGTGCAACTGCTGCCCGACGCCCCGGCCATGCTGTATACCGACCGCCAGCGTCTGGAGCAGGTACTTAAGAACCTGCTGTCCAACGCCATCAAGTTCACCGAGAAAGGCACGGTATGCCTGAAGGTGGACGGTCAGGCCGGGGCGGGCATCGCGTTCATGGTGCGGGACTCAGGAATCGGCATCGCCGCCGATCAGCAACAAAGCATCTTTGAAGCCTTCCGCCAGGCCGATGGCACTACGAATCGCCGGTACGGCGGGACCGGTTTGGGCCTGTCGATTTCCCGTGACCTGGCCACCTTGCTCGGCGGCTCGATTTCTGTCTCCAGCGAACCGGGGCAGGGCAGTGTGTTTACGCTGGTATTGCCAGAACGCTATGTCGAGTCGGGTGAGCCGCTGGTAGAACCGGGGATGTTCACTGCGACCACCACAATGGCGCCACCCGCGCCCCCTGAACCCGTCAGCGCACCGCTGATCGCCCAGGTCGATGTGCCCGTCGCCCCCTTCGCCGATGACCGCGACAAGGCACCGTTCAACACCCGCTGCATTCTGGTGATCGAAGACGAGCCCAGCTTTGCCCGGATCCTGTTCGACCTGGCCCACGAACTCGGTTACCAATGCCTGGTGGCCCAAGGTGCCGATGAAGGCTTCGACCTGGCTTCGCAATTGAGCCCCGATGCAATCCTGCTGGACATGCGCCTGCCGGATCACTCCGGGCTGACGGTATTGCAGCGGCTCAAGGAGCAACCTGGAACCCGGCACATCCCGGTACATGTGATTTCCGTCGAGGATCGCGTAGAAGCCGCGATGCACATGGGCGCCGTCGGCTATGCGGTCAAACCGACTTCTCGCGAAGAACTCAAGGAGGTATTCGCCCGCCTGGAAGCCAAGCTGACCCAGAAGGTCAAGCGGGTGCTGCTGGTGGAGGACGATGATTTGCAACGCGACAGCATCACCCGGCTGATCGGTGACGATGACATCGAGATCACCGCTGTCGGCCTGGCGCAGCAAGCCCTGGACCTGCTGCGAAGCAACGTCTACGACTGCATGATCATCGACCTGAAGCTGCCTGACATGCTGGGCAATGACCTGCTCAAGCGTATGTCCACCGAAGATATCTGCTCATTCCCGCCCGTGATCGTCTACACCGGACGCAACCTGACCCGCGATGAAGAAGCCGAACTGCGCAAGTATTCACGCTCGATCATCATCAAGGGCGCCCGTTCGCCGGAGCGGTTGCTGGACGAAGTGACACTTTTTCTGCACAAAGTCGAATCCCGGTTGTCCCATGAACGGCAGCGGATGCTCAGGACCGCCCGCAGCCGCGACAAGGTTTTCGAGGGCCGTAAAGTGCTGCTGGTGGACGATGATGTGCGCAACATTTTCGCCCTGACCAGTGCCCTGGAGGCCAAGGGGGCGATCGTCGTCATCGGCCGTAACGGCTATGAAGCGATCGAGCGTCTGAACGAAGTCGACGACATCGACCTGGTGCTGATGGATGTGATGATGCCGGAGATGGACGGTTTCGAGGCCACCGCGCTGATCCGCAAGGACCCGCGCTGGCGCAAGCTGCCCATCATTGCCGTGACGGCCAAGGCCATGAAGGATGATCAGGAGCGCTGCCTGGCGGCCGGTTCCAACGATTACCTGGCCAAGCCGATCGATCTGGATCGTCTGTTCTCGCTGATTCGCGTGTGGTTGCCGAATATGGAAAGAATTTAG
- a CDS encoding CheR family methyltransferase has product MERNTDIEIRLLIDAIYLKYSYDFRDYSGASIKRRVQHALSQFECKTISALQERVLHDPGMFMQLLQLLTIPVSEMFRDPSHFLAIREEVVPLLKTYPSIKIWIAGCSTGEEVYSMAILLREEGLLDRTLIYATDINPRSLEKAKQGIFSLENVRAYTQNYQRAGGRRSFADYYTAAYDYAMFDKTLRENVTFADHSLATDSVFSETQLISCRNVLIYFNKKLQDRAFGLFHESLCHRGFLVLGSKETLDFSSFGKQFEPLVKQERIYRKL; this is encoded by the coding sequence GTGGAACGTAACACTGACATTGAAATCCGTTTGTTGATCGACGCGATCTACCTCAAGTACAGCTACGATTTTCGGGACTATTCCGGCGCCTCCATCAAGCGCCGGGTCCAGCACGCGCTGAGCCAGTTCGAGTGCAAGACCATCTCGGCACTGCAGGAGCGCGTGTTGCACGACCCGGGCATGTTCATGCAACTGCTGCAACTGTTGACGATCCCTGTCAGTGAGATGTTTCGCGACCCGTCGCATTTCCTGGCGATCCGCGAAGAAGTGGTGCCGCTGCTCAAGACCTATCCTTCGATCAAGATCTGGATCGCCGGTTGCAGCACCGGGGAGGAGGTCTATTCCATGGCGATCCTGCTGCGCGAGGAAGGGCTGCTGGACCGCACGCTGATTTATGCCACCGACATCAATCCGCGGTCCCTGGAAAAAGCCAAGCAGGGCATTTTTTCGCTCGAGAACGTACGGGCCTACACCCAGAATTATCAGCGCGCGGGAGGGCGGCGATCATTTGCCGATTACTACACCGCCGCCTACGATTACGCGATGTTCGACAAAACCCTGCGCGAGAACGTGACCTTTGCCGATCACAGCCTGGCGACTGATAGCGTATTCTCAGAAACTCAGTTAATTTCATGTCGTAACGTCTTGATATATTTTAACAAAAAGCTGCAAGATCGCGCGTTCGGATTGTTCCATGAGTCCCTCTGTCACCGTGGTTTCCTGGTACTGGGCAGTAAAGAGACACTGGATTTTTCGTCTTTCGGCAAGCAATTCGAGCCGTTGGTCAAACAGGAACGGATCTATCGCAAGTTATGA
- a CDS encoding chemotaxis protein CheB encodes MNQTMHRSRSPIQAIVVGASAGGVEALLKVFGQLPKGFGVPILVVLHLPDERDSQMAQVFGHRLAIPVQEAQDKQNIQPGTLYVATPGYHLSVEADRSLSLSLEEPVHHSRPSIDVLFESAADAFGPNLLAVVLTGANNDGAQGLAKVRELGGITVVQDPGEAQVSTMPEAALALQEPDHILTLQGIGQLLAALE; translated from the coding sequence ATGAATCAGACGATGCACAGATCCAGATCGCCCATTCAAGCCATTGTCGTCGGTGCATCCGCCGGCGGCGTCGAAGCGCTGCTCAAAGTCTTCGGGCAACTGCCAAAGGGCTTCGGCGTACCCATTCTGGTCGTGTTGCATCTGCCCGATGAGCGTGACAGCCAGATGGCCCAGGTCTTCGGCCATCGTCTGGCGATACCGGTGCAGGAAGCTCAGGACAAGCAGAACATTCAACCGGGCACTTTGTATGTAGCCACACCCGGCTATCACCTGTCGGTCGAGGCCGACCGCAGTCTTTCGTTGAGCCTGGAGGAACCGGTGCACCATTCGCGGCCGTCGATAGATGTGCTGTTCGAATCCGCCGCCGACGCCTTCGGTCCGAACCTGCTGGCGGTAGTGCTGACCGGCGCCAACAACGACGGTGCCCAGGGCCTGGCCAAGGTCCGGGAGCTGGGTGGAATCACGGTGGTCCAGGACCCCGGCGAAGCCCAGGTTTCGACCATGCCCGAAGCAGCACTTGCCCTGCAAGAGCCCGACCATATCCTCACTTTGCAAGGCATCGGCCAATTGTTGGCCGCTCTGGAATGA
- a CDS encoding hybrid sensor histidine kinase/response regulator yields the protein MPRDIQAKLLIVDDLPENLLALEALIKLDGRQVFKALSADEALSLLLQHDFALAIIDVQMPGMNGFELAELMRGTEKTRSIPIIFVSAAGRERNYAFTGYESGAVDFLHKPLDNHAVKSKVNVFVELYRQRKAMKEQVIALQESRREQEALLQQLQATRSELEQAVRMRDDFMSIVAHEVRTPLNGLILETQLRKMHLARDNAAAFSLDKVQAMVERDERQIKSLIRLIEDMLDVSRIRTGKLSIRPSRFNLTTLVENLLRNFQPQIAAAECTLTCSTEPSVEGQWDEFRIEQVVSNLLTNALRYGGKSPIEVRVYKTPDHACVEVQDHGIGISEENQQRIFQQFERVSSKAVASGLGLGLFISEQIVTAHGGTITVNSRLNEGALFRVCLPLQKTVLAKTVEQTQPLSDPTVVSAAIDRTKASHE from the coding sequence ATGCCAAGAGATATTCAAGCCAAACTGCTGATCGTCGACGATCTGCCAGAAAATCTGTTGGCCCTGGAAGCGCTGATCAAACTCGACGGCCGCCAGGTTTTCAAAGCGCTGTCGGCCGATGAGGCGCTGTCCTTGCTGCTGCAACACGACTTTGCCCTGGCCATCATCGATGTACAGATGCCGGGAATGAACGGCTTTGAACTGGCCGAGCTGATGCGCGGCACGGAGAAGACCCGTAGCATTCCTATCATCTTTGTCAGCGCCGCCGGCCGTGAGCGCAACTATGCCTTCACCGGCTATGAAAGTGGCGCGGTGGACTTCCTGCACAAGCCGCTGGACAACCACGCCGTCAAAAGCAAGGTCAATGTGTTCGTCGAGCTGTATCGCCAGAGAAAGGCGATGAAGGAGCAGGTCATTGCATTGCAGGAGAGCCGCCGCGAGCAGGAGGCCTTGTTGCAGCAGTTGCAGGCTACTCGCAGCGAGCTGGAACAGGCGGTTCGCATGCGTGATGACTTCATGTCGATCGTTGCCCACGAAGTCCGTACGCCTCTCAACGGCCTGATTCTCGAGACGCAACTGCGCAAGATGCACCTGGCCCGGGACAACGCCGCAGCCTTCAGCCTGGATAAGGTGCAGGCGATGGTCGAGCGCGACGAGCGCCAGATCAAGAGCCTGATCCGGCTGATCGAGGACATGCTCGACGTGTCGCGGATTCGTACTGGCAAATTGTCCATTCGGCCAAGCCGCTTCAACCTGACGACACTGGTTGAAAACCTGCTGCGCAACTTCCAGCCGCAGATCGCGGCGGCCGAATGCACATTGACGTGCTCGACCGAGCCGTCGGTGGAGGGACAATGGGATGAGTTTCGTATCGAACAAGTGGTGTCGAACCTGCTGACCAACGCCTTGCGCTACGGCGGGAAAAGCCCGATCGAGGTGCGCGTCTACAAAACGCCTGACCATGCTTGCGTCGAAGTCCAGGATCACGGTATCGGCATCAGCGAGGAAAACCAGCAGCGCATCTTCCAGCAGTTCGAGCGGGTGTCGTCCAAAGCAGTCGCATCCGGCCTGGGCCTGGGGTTATTCATCTCCGAGCAGATTGTGACCGCCCATGGCGGTACTATTACGGTCAATAGCCGCCTCAATGAAGGGGCGTTGTTTCGCGTCTGCCTGCCTTTGCAGAAAACGGTCCTGGCCAAAACCGTCGAACAGACGCAACCTCTGAGTGACCCTACGGTCGTATCAGCAGCTATTGATCGAACAAAGGCTTCTCATGAGTGA
- a CDS encoding response regulator yields the protein MSEDAQDVVLIVEDDPSILMVLSAYLSGEGYRVLQAENGEQAFEILASKPHLDMMITDFRLPGGITGVQIAEPAVRLRPDLKVIFISGYAQEVRDTDSPITRKAPILGKPFDLDVLQDMMRTMLS from the coding sequence ATGAGTGAAGATGCGCAAGACGTTGTACTGATCGTCGAGGATGACCCGTCGATCCTGATGGTATTGTCGGCCTACCTGTCGGGCGAGGGGTATCGAGTGCTGCAGGCCGAAAACGGTGAGCAGGCGTTCGAGATCCTCGCCAGCAAGCCCCACCTGGACATGATGATCACCGACTTCCGCCTGCCCGGGGGTATCACCGGCGTGCAGATCGCTGAACCGGCGGTCCGGTTGCGACCCGACCTGAAAGTCATCTTTATCAGCGGTTATGCCCAGGAAGTGCGCGACACCGACAGCCCCATCACCCGCAAGGCGCCGATCCTGGGCAAACCGTTCGACCTGGATGTGCTGCAGGACATGATGCGGACGATGTTGTCCTAG
- a CDS encoding ATP-binding protein — protein sequence MTLVEPLSERALILAPLGRDSQIALMILREAGFGGLICQHLGHLCEELEHGAGLLVISSEALVGPELETLLLHIEEQPAWSDLPIVLLTHHGGPEQNPAARIGTQLGNVTFLERPFHPITLVSVVTTALRGRRRQYEARDRLIDLSNSELRLQTTLETLEQQVEERTAQLRHNEEALRQSQKMEAVGQLTGGIAHDFNNMLTGIIGSLELLRRRLARGRTEDLDSLIDLGVTSANRAAGLTHRLLAFSRRQSLDSKAVQMNTLVLSMGELLQRSLNESIRLDMELDDQLWIAEADPNQLESALLNLVLNARDAMPDGGQLVVKTLNQHLDADFTQAYTNLEPGDYVVLSVQDSGCGMPEAVINRAFDPFFTTKPIGQGTGLGLSMIYGFSKQSRGHVTIDSEVGKGTTVSLYLPRFVGEEVHEPRVDTQHAPYAQDGETVLIVEDDPAVRVLVSAVLSELGYAFVEAADADGAVPILQSSQRIDLLISDVGLPGMNGRQLAEIGRQIRPDLRVLFITGYAEHAAVRGGFLDPGMQMITKPFTFDLLTAKVREMIKV from the coding sequence GTGACGCTGGTCGAGCCCCTGTCGGAGCGGGCGTTGATCCTCGCACCGCTGGGGCGCGACAGCCAGATCGCCCTGATGATCCTGCGCGAAGCCGGCTTCGGCGGCCTTATCTGCCAGCATCTGGGCCACTTGTGCGAAGAGCTGGAGCACGGCGCCGGCCTGTTGGTGATTTCCTCCGAAGCCCTGGTCGGGCCGGAGCTGGAAACGCTGTTGTTGCATATCGAAGAGCAACCGGCCTGGTCAGACTTGCCAATCGTATTGTTGACCCACCACGGCGGGCCGGAACAGAACCCGGCGGCGCGTATCGGCACTCAGTTGGGCAACGTAACGTTCCTCGAGCGCCCTTTTCACCCAATAACCCTGGTCAGCGTGGTCACCACCGCCCTGCGGGGCCGGCGCAGGCAATATGAAGCCCGAGACCGGCTGATCGACCTGAGCAACAGCGAGCTGCGCCTGCAAACCACCCTGGAGACCCTTGAGCAACAAGTGGAAGAACGCACGGCCCAACTGCGCCACAACGAAGAGGCCTTGCGCCAGTCGCAAAAAATGGAAGCGGTCGGGCAACTCACGGGGGGGATCGCCCATGACTTCAACAACATGCTCACCGGGATCATCGGCAGCCTCGAACTGTTGCGCCGGCGCCTGGCCCGAGGCCGCACCGAGGATCTGGACAGCCTGATCGACCTGGGGGTGACATCGGCCAATCGCGCAGCCGGCCTGACGCATCGTTTGCTGGCCTTCTCCCGCCGCCAATCGCTGGACTCAAAAGCGGTGCAGATGAATACCCTAGTGCTGTCCATGGGCGAGCTGCTGCAGCGCAGCCTCAACGAGAGTATCCGGCTGGACATGGAACTGGACGACCAGCTCTGGATCGCCGAAGCCGACCCAAACCAACTGGAAAGCGCCCTACTCAACCTGGTACTCAATGCTCGGGACGCAATGCCCGACGGTGGGCAACTGGTGGTCAAGACGCTCAATCAACACCTGGATGCCGACTTCACCCAGGCTTATACCAACCTGGAGCCGGGCGATTACGTCGTGCTGAGTGTGCAGGATTCCGGTTGCGGAATGCCCGAAGCGGTCATCAATCGTGCGTTCGACCCGTTTTTCACCACCAAGCCGATCGGCCAGGGCACCGGGCTGGGCTTGTCGATGATCTATGGGTTCAGTAAGCAGTCGCGTGGTCACGTGACGATTGACAGTGAAGTCGGCAAAGGCACAACCGTGAGCCTCTATCTGCCGCGTTTCGTCGGTGAAGAGGTTCACGAACCACGGGTCGATACACAACACGCCCCGTACGCACAAGACGGTGAGACCGTGCTGATCGTCGAGGACGACCCGGCGGTGCGGGTGCTGGTCAGCGCCGTACTGAGCGAGCTGGGTTATGCCTTCGTCGAAGCAGCCGATGCTGACGGCGCGGTGCCGATCCTTCAGTCAAGCCAGCGCATCGATCTGCTGATCAGTGACGTGGGCTTGCCAGGCATGAACGGCAGGCAACTGGCGGAAATCGGCCGGCAGATTCGCCCGGACCTGCGGGTGCTGTTCATCACCGGGTATGCTGAGCATGCGGCGGTGCGCGGCGGCTTCCTGGACCCAGGCATGCAGATGATCACCAAACCGTTCACCTTTGACCTGTTGACGGCCAAGGTGCGGGAGATGATCAAGGTTTGA
- a CDS encoding ATPase domain-containing protein: MSTSNELISAKAATGIEGLDDILSGGLSRGHVFLLEGEPGTGKTTVALQFLLAGAQAGERSLYITLSETERELRQGAASHGWMIDENVHIFELTPPESLLNAEHQQSLLYSSDLELGEATRQIFEVVERVKPTRVVLDSLSEIRLLAQSSLRYRRQILAIKHYFVRYDATVLLLDDLTTESLDKTVHSVAHGVIRLEELTPNYGAERRRIRVVKYRGQKYRGGFHDFTIMGDGIHVFPRLVAAEHRGQYLRQQLSSGLDGVDALLGGGIETGSSTLILGPAGTGKSLISMIFAAAAVQRGEKAALFIFDEELGLLFERMRNVGIDLEALRRTGNLVIEQVDAAELSPGEFSHRVRRCVDEGNIKTVVIDSINGYQAAMPEENALVLHVHELLLYLNRRGAATFMTVAQHGLVGDMQAPVDITYLADTVILLRYFEALGKVRRAISIIKKRTGSHESTIREYRISSEGMTIGEPLEAFQGVLRGVPNYMGADNPLLKDDQQ; this comes from the coding sequence TTGTCTACATCTAACGAGTTGATCAGCGCTAAAGCCGCCACCGGTATCGAAGGGCTGGATGACATCCTTTCCGGTGGCTTGTCCCGCGGCCATGTGTTCCTGCTGGAAGGGGAACCCGGGACCGGCAAGACCACGGTCGCGTTGCAATTCCTCTTGGCCGGTGCCCAGGCCGGCGAGCGTTCCTTGTACATCACCCTGTCGGAAACCGAGCGTGAGTTGCGCCAGGGCGCGGCGTCCCACGGTTGGATGATCGACGAAAACGTGCATATCTTCGAGCTTACCCCTCCTGAGAGCCTGCTCAACGCCGAGCATCAGCAAAGCCTGCTGTACTCCTCGGACCTGGAGCTGGGGGAAGCGACCCGGCAGATTTTCGAGGTGGTCGAGCGGGTCAAGCCGACCCGGGTGGTGCTCGACAGCCTCTCGGAGATTCGCCTGCTGGCGCAAAGCTCACTGCGCTATCGCCGGCAGATTCTGGCGATCAAGCATTACTTTGTGCGCTACGACGCCACGGTACTGCTGCTCGATGACCTGACCACCGAGTCCCTGGACAAGACCGTGCACAGCGTCGCCCATGGGGTGATTCGCCTGGAAGAACTGACACCCAATTACGGCGCCGAGCGGCGACGCATTCGGGTGGTCAAGTATCGCGGGCAGAAATACCGTGGCGGCTTTCACGACTTCACCATCATGGGCGACGGCATTCATGTCTTCCCACGCTTGGTAGCCGCCGAACACCGCGGGCAATACCTGCGCCAACAACTGTCCAGCGGACTCGATGGCGTGGACGCCTTGCTGGGCGGCGGCATCGAGACAGGCTCCAGCACTTTGATCCTGGGCCCGGCCGGCACCGGCAAGTCGCTGATTTCGATGATTTTCGCTGCGGCTGCCGTGCAGCGTGGCGAAAAAGCCGCACTGTTCATCTTCGATGAAGAGTTGGGCTTGCTGTTCGAGCGCATGAGGAACGTCGGTATCGACCTGGAAGCGCTGAGACGAACCGGCAACCTGGTGATCGAACAGGTGGACGCCGCTGAGCTGTCTCCCGGTGAGTTCTCCCATCGGGTACGCCGTTGCGTCGATGAAGGTAACATCAAGACGGTCGTGATCGACAGTATCAATGGCTACCAGGCCGCCATGCCGGAAGAAAACGCCTTGGTGCTGCACGTACATGAACTGCTGCTCTACCTGAACCGCAGGGGCGCTGCGACCTTCATGACCGTTGCGCAACACGGTCTGGTGGGCGATATGCAGGCCCCGGTGGACATTACCTACCTGGCCGACACGGTGATTCTGTTGCGTTATTTCGAAGCGCTGGGCAAAGTTCGTCGAGCGATCTCCATCATCAAGAAACGCACCGGTAGCCATGAATCCACTATTCGCGAATACCGCATCAGCAGCGAGGGCATGACCATCGGCGAGCCGCTGGAAGCATTCCAGGGGGTATTGCGTGGGGTGCCGAACTATATGGGAGCGGATAATCCGTTGCTCAAGGATGATCAACAGTGA